The DNA region ACGCCTCGTCCAGAGACCGGGCCCCCTCCACCGTCGCCACGATGCTCAAGGTGATGGCCGGCAAGGGGCTCGCGGCCCGCGTCGGCGCCGGCCGCGGCGCCATGTGGCGCGCCAAGGTGAGCCGCCGCTCAGCCACGCGCGGGCTGGTGGCCAAGCTGGTCGACGGCGTGTTCGACGGCTCCGCCAGCGGGCTGATGGCCTACCTGGTAGAAACCGGCGGCCTGGACGCCAAGCAGCTCGCCGAGCTGAAGAAAGCAGTCGTCGCACAGACGGCGCCCGACGGGCGGGGTGATTGATGTCGCTAGTGCTTCTCTCCTCCAAGTTCCGCCACGGCGGACCCCACCAAGCGCCGAGCAACCCATGAACCCGCTCTGGACCGCCGTCGGCTGGACGATGCTGCACTTCCTCTGGGTCGGCGCCGCGATCCTGCTAGCGGCCGCCGTCTTGCGGACGGCGCTCCGCCGCGCCCCCGCGCGTGTGCGTTACGCCGCCTCGCTCCTCACGCTCGCCTGGCTAGCAACCGCCCCCGTGCTGTGCGGCACGCTGCTAGTCGAGAAGCCCGCAGACCCATCAAGGCCTGTAGGATGGGTTACCCGCGCCAGCGGCAACCCATCTAGCAGCGCGGAAGAAGCCGCGGTCCCATCCGTCGACGCCCAAGTTAATACCGCAAGCGTCGCGCTGGAGGCCGTTGAGGCGTTTGAACCTTCTCCGCCACGAGATGGGTTGCCGCTGGCGCGGATAACCCACCCTACACGCGCCTTGCAGGTTGCGGCGGAGGCAGCGCCGTACGTCTGGCTGGTCGGCGCGCCGTTGACGCTGCTGTTGCTGGCGACCGGCGTCATCGGCGCCGAGCGGCTCAAGCACGCCGGCGCCGCGATCGACGACCCGGCCACGCTGGCGCTGCTGGCCCGCGCGCGGCGGACGATGCGGGTCGGCCGGCGCGTGGCGCTGCTGGCGTGCGACCGGGTGGCGCAGCCGGTGCTGATCGGCGTGCTGCGGCCCGCCATCTTGCTGCCCCCGGCGCTGCTGGCCGGGCTGTCGACCGACGAGCTGGAGCTGGTGCTGCTGCACGAGCTGGCGCACGTCCGCCGGTGGGACAACCTGGTGAACCTGCTGCAACGCGTTATCGAGGCGCTGCTGTTCTTCCACCCCGCGGTCTGGATCGCCAGCCGGTGGGTACGCAGAGACAGGGAAGAATGCTGCGACGCGCTGGTGGTCGACGCCACCGGCCGGCGCCAGGCGTACGCGGGGCTCTTGGTGCGCGTGGCCCAGAGCGTGCTGGAGGGCCGGCCCGCGCCGGCGCTCGCGACAACGAATGGCCCAACCCCCGCTCGCCCGCCGGGTGCGGCGGATCCTGAACCTGGAGGACGACGCGATGCTCGTTTCACGCAGGCTGTTGCTGGTGGTGTTGCTGGCGGTGGTGGGGACGCTTGGCGTGGCGGTGCATTGGGCGACGGCCGAGGAAACCGCGAAGCCGAAGCGCCCGGGGGGCGCCGAGAAGCCTGCGGCGGAGAAGCCGGAAACCGAGGGCTTGCTTGAAGACCTGTTCGGCGGCGGAGTGGGCGAATCCGCGAGTCCCTTTGGCGGGCATGGGGGCGGGGGTGAGGCCGATCCGTTCGGCGGCGGCGGGATGGAGAGGGACGATACGTTCGGGGGAGGGGGCGAGTTCGGCCGTCGGGGCGGAGCGTTTGGAGGAGAGTACGGCGGCGCGTTTGGAAATGAGTTCGCCGCGGAGCAACCGGCCGAAGGCCCCAACAATCAGGGCTTCCAATTCCCGACCGCCGAAGAGCAGCGCTACGCCGACCGCGCGTTTCATCTGCTGGGGTTGGAAGTCGAGAAGCTGTCGGCGGAGGAATCGGAGCGAGTCAAGAAGCTCGGGCTCAAGGGGGGCGTGCGGATCGCCTCGAACGCGGGACCGAACAACGCAACGCGGGCGCCGTGGGTGCAAAACGGCGACCTGCTGGTCGGCCTGCACGCGTCGCCCATCACAGGGTTGAAGGACCTGTACGAGCTGCTCGGCCGCGACGACTTGCAGGAGTACCAGCCGATGAAGATGTACGTGGTGCGTCGCCCACACACCGAGAGTGACGACCCGTTCGGCGGCGGGTTCGGCGGGGAGGAGCGGCCGCCGTCGAGAGACGAAGTCATCAGCGGGCGGATTTATCCCGACGAGAAGGCCTGGCAAGCGACGCAGCCGGAGCTTGAAGCGGCTCCATTGTGGCCACAAGTCGATCCGACCAAACCGTCACCGGCGCAAGCCGACGCTGCAAGTAGCGGTCTGGCGCCGGGCGCCGTGCTCTACGACGGCAAGACGTTCGACGAGTGGCGGGGCTTGTGGAAGCAGGAGCTGAACCCCGAACGTCGAATCGAGGCGGTCCAGGCGCTGGGAGCGTTCGCGAGTAACGGGTACGCGGAAGAAGCGACGGAAGCAATTCTGGATGTGGCGGGGGAGTACGACTTCGCGAGCACCGCTGGCACGTTCGGAGAACTCAAGCAGGAGATCTTGGCGCAGCTCGACGGTCGACGCGGGCCGAAGGCCGGGCAGGTCGCGTGGAGTCTCACAATGCATCGGTATGGTCGCGATCCAGACCGATATCAAGCCCTTATGGTTCGTCTGATCTACGGCGTTCACGAGAATAATGGCAGGCAAGATGAATTGTTCGAGCTTGCTGAAAGCGAAGACAAGCAGATCGCCGGAGCCGCCTTGGTGCGTCTCGCGGTTCTCTACGGTGACGATCCTAGATTTCCCGACCTGCTAGATCGCAACTTGCAGTCGAGCGATCCGGAGCGGGTGGCCGATGGATTGCGAGCGATTGGGACTACCAAACATTGGCCTCAGGAAGCAGACCGAGCGCTACTGCATCCCAACCTGAAAGTTCAAGCGCTCGCGAGAAGAGTTGCTGGAGGTCTCGACCCAAACCGGTACCGCGAGATCGCAGAACGCGCAACGTCACTCCTGACGGCGGCAGAAGATCAGGCCGATCAGATTGCGCTGTGTCGTGCGTTGGCCGCGCTACGACGGGCGTCGACCAAGGGCGCCCGCGGAGCGACAGAAGCCCTGATTCAATCTCAGGACGAGACTCTTAAGTACGCGGCCCTCGTCGCTACGCTCGTGGTTACGAATCCTGACGTCCACCCCACGGCGTCTAACTATTCACGATCGCCGGTCTTTCAGAGTTTCGCCAAGGAGTTAGGTGTTACTGCCCCGGTTGCAATGGGAAGACTGGGGTCGCCTGAGTGGGAGGCGTTTCTTCAACGGATCAACAATGAGATCGCTGTGGTCCAGAGCGGTCGATAGACGAATCGGTGACCTGGTAGGGGAATAAATCCGTCATGAACTGAAGTTGGTCCGGCGGTAATTTTCGGGATTTCCTGGAGGCTTGCGGGCTCCCGACCTCCGGGCGTTAGCTTCCGGCTCGCTTTGGGGCGAACCTGCTTGGTTTGGCGTCTTGGGTCGATCGCTAGTAATCGACGATTCCCAGGCCCGGAGGGCCGACGGCGTATAGCCAGGGGCGCGAGCCCCTGGAATCGGGACCCGTTCAGTGCAAAGCCCCGGAGGGGCGACGGCGTGCGGGGGCGTCCAACGCGCCGCCGCCCCTCCCGGGGCTCTTGTTGCGTCTGGTGCACGGGACCAGGGGCTTGCGCCCCTGGCGATGCGCCGCCGCCCCTCCGGGGCTCTTGTTGCGCCTGGTGCACGGGACCAGGGGCTTGCGCCCCTGGCTATGCGCCGCCGCCCCTCCCGGGGCTCTTGTTGCGCCTGGTGCACGGACCAGGGGCTTGCGCCCCTGGCTATGCGCCGCCGCCCCTCCGGGGCTCTTGTTGCGTCTGGTGCACGGGACCAGGGGCTTGCGCCCCTGGCGATGCGCCGCCGCCCCTCCGGGGCTCTTGTTGCGCCTGGTGCACGGACCAGGGGCTTGCGCCCCTGGCGATGCGCCGTCGCCCCTCCGGGGCTCTTGTTGCGCCTGGTGCACGGGACCAGGCGCTTGCGCCCCTGGCGATGCGCCGCCGCCCCTCCCGGGGCTCTTGTTGCGTATGATGCGCGGGACCATTGGCTCGCGCCCCTGGCTATCCGCAGTCGGCCTTCCGGGCCTGATCGCCGCCGCGTGACGCTGCTTTCTTTTCCTCATTTCTGGCTCGCAAATAGCCACCCGGTCGCAGACAATCGTCGAGCGGCTTTTGCCCGGCTGGCGTGGGAGGACTGCGCACTGGGTGCGGCCATGGATCGAGGTGACGAGTTTTGTCCATGAGGTGTCCGATCGACCTGCTGGGTGTCCGCTTGGAGGTGGCAAAACCCCTCCCGCAGAGGGGGTCTGAGGCGGTCCAGCCGCGGCGCGGCGGGCCCTGTGGGCTCGTTTTCGCGGGGTTTTGTCGGGACGCCTGGGGTTTTGTCCGAGAATTAGCCCCCCGGACCAGTGGACAATAGGACAAAACGATTGCCTGGCCGCACGTCGCGTTCTGGACGCTTTAAGTTATCGCCAATGACCTACCTTCTGGGCGTCGACGAAGCGGGCTACGGCCCTAACCTGGGGCCGCTGGTGGTGGCGGTTTCGGCGTGGGGGGTAGGCGAGCAGTGGCACGAGCCGGCCGACCTGTACGATACCCTTGCCCGGGTCTTCTCGCGTACGCCGCGGGCCGGGCGGGTCGCGATCGCCGACTCCAAGGCGTTGTACAAACCCCGCGGCGGGCTGCGTCGGCTGGAGCACGCGGTGCTGGCGCTTGCGCCGCGTGTGGCGAGCTGGAACGGGCTGGTCGACACGCTCGGCGCCGACCCGGACGGGCGCCAGGGCTCGCTCCCTTGGCACGAGGGGTTCGATCCGCTGGTCCCTGGGGACGCGTCGCAGGCCGAGATCGATTCGGGCCGTGCCCGGGTCGTGCTGGGCTGCGCCTCGGCGGGGGTCGATCCGCCGACGCTGGCGGCGCGGATCGTCCACCCGCTGGAGTTCAACCAGTTGTGCGACCGCTTCGACTCCAAGGGCGCCACGTTGTCACACGTGTCGCTGGGGCTGCTGCGGGGCGCCGTGGACGGGCTCGCCGGGGCGCCCGTCTACTGCGTGCTCGACAAGCACGGCGCCCGCAACCGCTACGCCGAGGTGATCGAGGCCCATTTCCCGCAGCACACGCTGGCGGTCGACGGGGAAGGCCGGGCCGAGAGCCGGTACCGGCTCTCGGGGCCGAGCGACATTACCCTCGTTTTCCGGGCCAAGGGGGAATCGCACCTGCCGACGGCCCTGGCGTCGATGACCGCCAAGCTGCTGCGGGAGGTGGCGATGGCGGCGTTGAACCAGTACTGGGGGGCGCGGGTCCCGGCCCTGGCGCCAACGGCCGGCTACCCGGGCGACGCGGGGCGTTTCCGGGCCGACATTGCACGGGAATGGGCCCGTTTAGGGCTGGAGGAGGACCTGTTGTGGCGCCGCCGATAAGCGTTTGAACCGCCAAGACGCCAAGAGCGCCAAGAATGACGATAAGTGGACAGGATTGCAGGATTAGCTGGATCAACGGAAGTTAGACGCCTTAGTTGAGGGATTCCAACACTTACGTGTTCATCCTGCCCATCCTGTTATCCTGTCAACTTTCTTTCTTGGCGCTCTTGGCGTCCTTGGCGGTTTATCGTCCTTCGTCCCCCGGCCCGCCGTTGACACCCGCCGGCAATCCGGTATTTTGGGTGATTCTTCGATCATCGTCCTCAGCCCGCTGCCCGTATGCCTACCGTCAACCAACTTGTCCGCAAGCGCCGCCGGCCGAAGCGGAAGTTCAGCAAGAGCCCCGTCCTGAACCAATGCCCGCAAAAGCGTGGCGTTTGCCTGCAGGTGCGGACCATGACGCCCAAGAAGCCGAACTCGGCTTTGCGGAAGATCACCCGCGTCCGCCTGTCGAACGGCAAGGAAGTGACGGTGTACATCCCGGGCGAAGGGCACTCGCTGCAGGAACACAGCATCGTGCTGGTCCGCGGCGGCCGGGTCCGCGACCTGCCGGGCGTGCGGTACCAGGTGGTCCGCGGCGCGCTGGACACCCTGGGGGTCAACGGCCGCAAGCAGAGCCGCAGCCGCTACGGCGCCAAGAAGGGCGGCGGGAAGTAAGTTAGCTTTCAGCCGTCAGCTTTTGACGGATTGAGCGAACTGCCGGAAGTTGCTCGCAAGAGTCGGAAACATCTCACACCAAACACTAGCTGATCGCTGACAGCTGACCGCTGACAGCTCCACCGCCATGGGCCGCATCACTTCTAGCCGCAAGCAACTCAAGCCGGACCCCGTTCACGGGTCGCTGCTGGCCAGCAAGTTCGTCAACTGCTTGATGGTGGACGGCAAGAAGAGCACCGCCCAGCAGGTGTTCTACGACGCGTTGGACATCATCAAAGAGAAGCTGCCGGAGGAGGAGGCCATCGAGGTCTTCACCCAGGCGATCGAGAACGTGAAGCCGGCGATCGAGGTCCGCAGCAAGCGGGTCGGCGGCGCCGCCTACCAGGTGCCGATGCAGGTGAACCGCACGCGTCAGCAGTCGCTGGCCATCCGCTGGGTGCTGCTTGCGATCCGCGACAAGAAGGGCCGCCCCGCCGCCCAGAAGCTGGCCGAAGAGCTGCTCAACGCCTACAAGCGTGAAGGCGTAGCCATGGGCCGCCGCGAGAATATCCACCGCATGGCCGACGCCAACAAGGCCTTCGCGCACTTTGCTTGGTAAGGGGTTGGCCCAGGCGGGTTAACCACTGAGCCACTGAGGACACAGAGACGGACGGAGCGTAGTAACAGGCACTTCGTCGTCCTCTTTTTTCCTCAGTGCTCTCTGTGGCTCTGTGGTGAACTTTTCTTGGCGCCGTTGGCGTCCTTGGCGGTTCCCCCTTCTAAGCCCATAGCACCATGGCCACGCCGCTCAACCGCATCCGCAACCTGGGCGTCATCGCCCACATCGACGCGGGGAAGACGACCGTCACCGAGCGGATGCTGTTCGTCTCCGGCGCCAAGCACCGGGCAGGCGAGGTCGATAAGGGGAACACCGTCACCGACGACGACCCCGAGGAGGCCGAACGCGGCATCACGATCTATTCGGCCTGCGTGCGGTTCCCGTGGCGCGAAGCGCAGATCAACCTGATCGACACGCCGGGGCACGTTGACTTTACGGCCGAGGTAGAGCGTTCGCTCCGCGTGCTCGACGGCGCCGTGGTGGTGTTCAGCGCCCGCGAAGGGGTCGAGGCCCAGAGCGAAACCGTTTGGCGGCAGGCGGACAAGTACCACGTGCCACGGTTGGTGTTCATCAACAAGCTGGACCGCGAGGGCGCCGACTTCGAGGCGGTGTTCAAGGAGGTGCGCGACCGGCTGGGCGCCAACCCCGTAGCGATCCAGATCCCCGTCGGCCTAGGCCCGACGCACGCGCCTCAGCCGTTCCGCGCGGTGATCGACCTGGTGAAGCAGCAGATGGTCACCTTCCCCGGCGGCAAGGAGGGCAAGGACGCCGTCTACGAGGCCGTTCCCGAAGACCTGCTGCCCACGGCGCGGAAGTGGCGGGAGAAGCTGCTCGAGGCGCTGTACGACTACAGCAACGAGCTGATGGAACTCGCGCTTTCCGAGGAGCCCATCCCCGAGGCGTTGCTGCACAAGGTGCTGCGCGAGGCGACCATCAGCCACATGATCCAGCCGGTGCTGTGCGGCTCGGCCCTGCACGGCATGGGGGTTCAGCCGCTGCTGGACGGCGTGGCCGCGTACCTGCCGAGCCCGTTGGACGTGCCGCCGATGGTCGGCTTCGTCCCTGAGTCTGCCGGCAAGCATAAGGGGAAGACGGAGGAGGGGGCGCCCAAGAAGATCGTCCGCAAGCCCGACCCCGACGAGCCGTTTTGCGGGCTGGTGTTCAAGGTGCTGCCGCTGAAAACGGGCGACCTGCACTGGGTGCGGATCTACTCCGGCACGCTGAGGGGCAACAGCCGCGTGCTGAACGCCCGGCAGGACAAGAAGGAGAACGTCGCCCAGCTCTGGCGGATCCACGCCAGCAAGAAGGACGAGCAGATCGACGAGGCGGGCGCGGGCGACATCGTGGCGGTGCTGGGGCTCCGCGACAGCGTCACGGGCGACACCTTGTGCGACACGCGCGATCCGATCCTGTTGGAGTCGATCGAGTTCCCGGAGACCGTCATCTCCGTGGCGGTTGAGCCAGAGAACACCACGGAGAAGAAGAAGCTGGCCGAGGCGCTGGCCATGCTCCGCAAGCAGGACCCCACGTTCCGCGCCGAAGAGAGCGAGGAGACGGGGCAGACGCTCATCAGCGGCATGGGAGAGCTGCACCTGGAGGTGATCCGCCACCGGCTGGAACGCGACTTCAAGCTCAACGTCCGCGTCCACAAGCCGCGCGTCAGCTACCGCGAGACGGTGGCGGGCGTCGCCGAGGTGGAGGGGGACTGCCACCGCAATATCAACGGCGTGCAGCATACCGCCGCGGTGCGGCTGCGGGTCGAGCCCTTCACCCCCACCGGCCCGCTGGCGGCCAAGCTGCCGCCGGTGGTGGTGAGCATCGACTCCGGGCAGAACCTGCCCGACCAGTACCTCAACGTGGTGCTTGAGGAGATCGAGAACGCGGCCAGCGGCGGCGGCACGGTCGGCTTCCCGCTGATGCGGATGAAGGCCACCATCCTCGGCGGCACGGTGCACGAGACCGAGGCGACCGAGATCGCGTTCCGCACCGCGGCGTCGCTGGCGTTCGACAAGGCGCTGCGCACCGCCGGCCCCGTGCTGCTGGAGCCGATCATGAAGGTCGAGATCACTACGCCCGACGACCACATGGGCGACCTGGTGGGCGACCTGCAGCAACGGCGCGCCATCATCCACCAGACCGAGCAACGCGGCGTCGACACCGTGCTGCACGCCGAGGCGCCGCTAGCGAACCTGTTCGGCTACTCCAGCGCGATGCGCTCCCTCAGCCAGGGCCGGGCGAGCTGCGCGATGCAGCCCACCGGCTACGCGCCGGCGCCGGACGAGGTGATGCGGACGTTCATGGGGGAGTGACGAAGGTTCACCACAGAGTCACCGAGGCCACAGAGACGAACGGGGAAAAGCAAGACCGGCGAGCCATCGGCGTCACCGCCGGAGCAGCAGCGCGGTCCACGTTCCCCAGCGTCGACTCTTCCCACAAGGCGTACCGTTGCGAGCGATCCTTGCCGCGCTACCGGTTCTGCACCCACCAATCGCGAAACGACCTCAGACGCGCTAGCGATTCCCGATCTTTGGCCCGTCCGCTCGCCTCTTTACTCGCGATGATGTCGTCGGGGTGACAGATGGGGAACCCTTCCGATTCGACCCGTCTGGACCAGGCGTATTCGAAAGACTCGATACCATCGGGCGCAAAGATCAAATCAAAGTCATACGGGCCGCAGCGGAGTTGGACGAAGTCCTTGCCTCGCACGATTTCTTCGACGCGTTCGTCCGTCAACTCGAAGCCAAGCTCACGGAGCGCGACGACGATGCGACCGCCGTTGTCGGGCGACTTCTCGGGGAACACATCGGTGTCCTGGGTCGTATCGGGAAAACCCAGCAAGATCGCCCCCGATTTACCCAGGAACAAGTAGCGGACCCCGTGTCTTGCGAACGCGTCGCGAACCTCTTCCGCTTGGCGGTACTCAAACGTCGCCATGCTAGGTCTCCTCCGCCGGGCCGTACCCTAGCCAGTCCGGCAGGTTTTCCGCGCACCACTTGCGATACGCGGCGGTCGATTCCCACGAGCGGTACTGCGCATCGTCCATCACCGGCTTGTAGGTCTTGATGAACGCGTACTTGAGCCGCTGCTGGAGCGGCCGCCGCGAGGCTGCCTCGAACTCTGCGTGCCACTCAGCGAGCTGTTCAGGCGTGGGAGAATCAGAATCGGCTTGATTGTGTTTACCCTCCATCACCGCAGTATAGCCCTCGAAAGCCCGCGGGTCTCTCGCTGAACGGGGCAGGGGAGGCCGCAGGCCACAACCGCAAGCGGCCACTACCGCTCTCTCGGTTGCGGTCGCCCCGCAACCCCCACGGCTCGGGCGCCCGTCGCCGGGGTTTTGGTCAGCGTGTCGCCGAGATCGCGCCGCGCCTTCTCTGCGAACCCTTGCAGCCGCTTGACTACATCAGGGTGCTCGGCCGCTACGTCGACGGTTTCGCCCGGGTCTGCCTTGAGGTCGTACAGCGACTGCCCGATCTTTGCCTGTTGGTACTCCGCGGGGCTTCCCCCGGCGCCGCCGGGGCGTCCCCCCATGGTGCGGTAGGCGTGGGGGACGTGCAGCTTCCAGCGGCGGTCGCGGACCGCGTGCAGCTCGCCGCCGTAGTAGCAGTAGAACGCGTCGTGGGGGCTGCGGGCGTCTGGTTCGCCCGAGAGCAGGGGCCAGATGTCGCGGCCGTCGATCACCCGGTCTGCGGGGACCTCGGCGCCGATCAGGCCCGCGACCGTGGGCAGCAGGTCCATGGTGGTCGCTAGTTCGTCACACGTTGACCCCGCCGGGATATGACCCGGCCAGCGGGCGACACACGGGACGCGGTAGCCCCCCTCGAACATGGTCCCTTTCCCCTCACGCAGCGGCGCGGCCGAGCCAGCGTGGTCGCCGTACGACAGCCAAGGGCCGTTGTCGGAGGTGAACAGCACGAGCGTTTCGTCGTCGACGCCGGCCTCGTCGAGCGCGTCGAGCACCTGCCCCACCGACCAATCGACCTCCATCACCACGTCGCCGAACAGCCCCGCGCCGCTCTTGCCCGCGAACTTGTCGGAGACGAACAGCGGCACGTGCACCATCGAGTGGGGCATGTACAGGAAGAAGGGGCGGTCCTTGCTGCGCCGGATAAAATCGACGGCGTGCTCGGTGTACTGGGTGGTTAGCTGCGCCTGGTCTTCGCCGGTGACGGCCGCTTTGACGATCTCGTCTCCGTCGAACAGCGGCAGCTCGGGGTAACCCTGCTTCCGCTGCGCCGCGCCGGCGGGAAGATTGGCGTAGCCGGGGTGCAGCGGCCACATGTCGTTCGAGTAGGGCAGCCCGTACCACTCGTCGAACCCCTGGCGGAGCGGCAGGAACTGGGGGCGGTCTCCCAGGTGCCACTTGCCGAAGATCGCGGTGGCGTAGCCGCGCGACTTGCACAGCTCCGCCAGGGTCACCTCGTCTGGGTTCAGACCCACCCTGGACCGCGGCCCAAGGGCGCCCAGCACGCCGACCCGCTCCGGGTAGCACCCGGTCATCAGGGCGGCTCGCGAGGCGCTGCAGACGGCCGTCGCGGCGTGAAAATCCGTCATGCGGATCCCCTCGGCCGCCATCCGGTCGAGCCGTGGGGTCGGGTAGCCCTTGGCGCCGAAGGGGCCGATATCCGCGTAGCCCATATCGTCGATGAAGATGACGACAATGTTGGGGGGGCGGGGGGCGTCCGCGGCTTGGGCCGCGGGGTTTTGGAGCAGAAACCAGCAGAGCAGCAGCGCAAACCGGCCGCAAAGGGTCGTAGGGGGCATGGCGGTTTGTTGAGGGTCGTCGATGAGGGGGGCTTGGGGGCTCTGTCGGCCCGCTTCCGGGGATTTGAGTCTACTGGAAGCAAGGAGGCGTCTCAAACGCTGGGCGACGCCGTGGCGCGGGCTACGGACTGCCCCCGGAAGTGGATTTGCGGTATTTTTGGCGGTTCATTGGGCGCGCCGACGGGGCGGGGCCCGTCGGCTACTTCTGAGAACTCGATGGCAACCGCCATCGAATGAAGCCAGGATATGAAGACCAACGAACTGCGTGAGAAGTACCTGGCTTTTTTTGAGGGGAAGGGGCACCGCCGCGTCGCCAGCGACGTACTGGTCCCTACCTGGGACCCCAGCGTGCTGTTCACCCCCGCCGGGATGAACCAGTTCAAAGACCACTTCCTGGGAAAGGTGAAGCTAGAGTTCACCCGCGCCACCACTGCGCAAAAGTGCCTGCGCACCGGCGACATCGACAACGTGGGGCGGACCGCCTACCACCACACGTTCTTCGAGATGTTGGGCAACTTCAGCTTCGGCGACTACTTTAAGCGCGAAGCCATCCTGTGGGCGTGGGAGTTCCTCACCGACAAGAACTGGCTGGGGCTCGACCCGGCCCGGCTATCGGTCACCGTCTACCACGACGACGACGAGGCGGCCGACATCTGGGCCGACCAGGTAAAACTGCCGACGTCGCGGATCATCCGCGAGGGGGAGTCCGAAAACTTCTGGCCCGCCAGCGCGCCGAGCCTCGGACCCGACGGGGTGTGCGGCCCCTGCAGCGAGATTTATTACCATCCCCCCGGCGGCGCCCAGAGCGTTGAGATCTGGAACCTGGTCTTCACGCAGTTCAACCGCGTCGGCGACCCGCCGGACAACCTCCGCCCGCTGCCGTCGAAGAACATCGACACAGGGATGGGCCTCGAGCGCACCGCCGCCACGCTGCAGGGCGTGCCCACCAACTACCACATCGACATCTTGATGCCGATCGTCGAGGCGGCCGCCGAGGTGTGTGGCGTCGAGTACGACTACGCGAGCGACACGGGCCGCCGGCTGCGGCGGATCACCGACCACGTGCGGGCCTGCACGTTCGCGGTGCACGAGAACGTGTACCCCGGTCCGAACAAGGAGAAGTACGTCGTCAAGCGGCTGCTGCGACGCGCGGTGCTCGACGGGCACCAGCTCGGCCTGCGCGAGCCGTTCCTGTGCAAGCTGGTCGACAAGGTCGCGGAGATGATGGCGCCCGCTTATCCGGAGCTCAAGGAGACCGTCAAACGCGTCTCGGGCGTGATCGAGAAGGAAGAAGCCAACTTTTTCGGCACGATCGACGCCGGGCTCAACCGTATCGAGCGCGTGTTCGACGACATGCGGCGAGAGAACCGCACCACCGTTGACGGCGGCGCCGCGGCCGAGTTGTATCAGACGTTTGGCGTGCCGCCGGAGCTGTTCGAGGGGCTCGCCGCGGAGCACAACCTGGCGTTCGACTGGCCCGGCTATCAGGCCGCGATGGACGAGCACGGGCTCGCCTCCGGCGGCGAGCAGCACGCCGTGATGGGCGCCAAGGGGCCGATCGACTCGATCAAGACCGCCGTTCACCGCACGGAGTTTGTGGGGTACGACCAGACCGAGTGCGAGGCCACGGTGGTGGGAATCATCGCCGGCGCGCCGCCGCACGACCAGCTCTGCGATCAGATGGACGAGGTGGGGCACGAGCAGGCGGTGCGCGTGATCCTCGACCGCACCCCCTTCTACGGCGAGAGCGGCGGTCAGGTAGGCGACACCGGCCAGATCGAATCGAAAGACTTCCTGTTTGAGGTGATCGATACGCAAAAGGACGGCGAGCTGACCGTTCACTCCGGCCACCTGAAGCGCGGCGTGTTGGTCGGCGGCTCGACGGTGGTCGCCCGCATCGACGCCCCACGCCGCGACGCGATCCGCCGCGCCCACTCGGCGACGCACCTGCTGCACTACGCCCTCCGCAAGCGGCTGGGCGACCACGCGCAGCAGCAGGGATCCAAGGTAGACGCGGACTGGCTGCGGTTCGACTTCAGCCAC from Pirellulimonas nuda includes:
- a CDS encoding BlaI/MecI/CopY family transcriptional regulator encodes the protein MPRPPNPHPTDGELEILRVLWQGPQSLSAICEALRDEHASSRDRAPSTVATMLKVMAGKGLAARVGAGRGAMWRAKVSRRSATRGLVAKLVDGVFDGSASGLMAYLVETGGLDAKQLAELKKAVVAQTAPDGRGD
- a CDS encoding M56 family metallopeptidase yields the protein MNPLWTAVGWTMLHFLWVGAAILLAAAVLRTALRRAPARVRYAASLLTLAWLATAPVLCGTLLVEKPADPSRPVGWVTRASGNPSSSAEEAAVPSVDAQVNTASVALEAVEAFEPSPPRDGLPLARITHPTRALQVAAEAAPYVWLVGAPLTLLLLATGVIGAERLKHAGAAIDDPATLALLARARRTMRVGRRVALLACDRVAQPVLIGVLRPAILLPPALLAGLSTDELELVLLHELAHVRRWDNLVNLLQRVIEALLFFHPAVWIASRWVRRDREECCDALVVDATGRRQAYAGLLVRVAQSVLEGRPAPALATTNGPTPARPPGAADPEPGGRRDARFTQAVAGGVAGGGGDAWRGGALGDGRGNREAEAPGGRREACGGEAGNRGLA
- the rpsL gene encoding 30S ribosomal protein S12 is translated as MPTVNQLVRKRRRPKRKFSKSPVLNQCPQKRGVCLQVRTMTPKKPNSALRKITRVRLSNGKEVTVYIPGEGHSLQEHSIVLVRGGRVRDLPGVRYQVVRGALDTLGVNGRKQSRSRYGAKKGGGK
- the rpsG gene encoding 30S ribosomal protein S7 translates to MGRITSSRKQLKPDPVHGSLLASKFVNCLMVDGKKSTAQQVFYDALDIIKEKLPEEEAIEVFTQAIENVKPAIEVRSKRVGGAAYQVPMQVNRTRQQSLAIRWVLLAIRDKKGRPAAQKLAEELLNAYKREGVAMGRRENIHRMADANKAFAHFAW
- the fusA gene encoding elongation factor G — encoded protein: MATPLNRIRNLGVIAHIDAGKTTVTERMLFVSGAKHRAGEVDKGNTVTDDDPEEAERGITIYSACVRFPWREAQINLIDTPGHVDFTAEVERSLRVLDGAVVVFSAREGVEAQSETVWRQADKYHVPRLVFINKLDREGADFEAVFKEVRDRLGANPVAIQIPVGLGPTHAPQPFRAVIDLVKQQMVTFPGGKEGKDAVYEAVPEDLLPTARKWREKLLEALYDYSNELMELALSEEPIPEALLHKVLREATISHMIQPVLCGSALHGMGVQPLLDGVAAYLPSPLDVPPMVGFVPESAGKHKGKTEEGAPKKIVRKPDPDEPFCGLVFKVLPLKTGDLHWVRIYSGTLRGNSRVLNARQDKKENVAQLWRIHASKKDEQIDEAGAGDIVAVLGLRDSVTGDTLCDTRDPILLESIEFPETVISVAVEPENTTEKKKLAEALAMLRKQDPTFRAEESEETGQTLISGMGELHLEVIRHRLERDFKLNVRVHKPRVSYRETVAGVAEVEGDCHRNINGVQHTAAVRLRVEPFTPTGPLAAKLPPVVVSIDSGQNLPDQYLNVVLEEIENAASGGGTVGFPLMRMKATILGGTVHETEATEIAFRTAASLAFDKALRTAGPVLLEPIMKVEITTPDDHMGDLVGDLQQRRAIIHQTEQRGVDTVLHAEAPLANLFGYSSAMRSLSQGRASCAMQPTGYAPAPDEVMRTFMGE
- a CDS encoding sulfatase family protein; the protein is MPPTTLCGRFALLLCWFLLQNPAAQAADAPRPPNIVVIFIDDMGYADIGPFGAKGYPTPRLDRMAAEGIRMTDFHAATAVCSASRAALMTGCYPERVGVLGALGPRSRVGLNPDEVTLAELCKSRGYATAIFGKWHLGDRPQFLPLRQGFDEWYGLPYSNDMWPLHPGYANLPAGAAQRKQGYPELPLFDGDEIVKAAVTGEDQAQLTTQYTEHAVDFIRRSKDRPFFLYMPHSMVHVPLFVSDKFAGKSGAGLFGDVVMEVDWSVGQVLDALDEAGVDDETLVLFTSDNGPWLSYGDHAGSAAPLREGKGTMFEGGYRVPCVARWPGHIPAGSTCDELATTMDLLPTVAGLIGAEVPADRVIDGRDIWPLLSGEPDARSPHDAFYCYYGGELHAVRDRRWKLHVPHAYRTMGGRPGGAGGSPAEYQQAKIGQSLYDLKADPGETVDVAAEHPDVVKRLQGFAEKARRDLGDTLTKTPATGARAVGVAGRPQPRER